DNA sequence from the Tissierella sp. MB52-C2 genome:
ATGATTCTTTTGTAAAAGTGTATTTACTTCTTTCTGGAATATTAATTTTAATATTGATGTTTATTATTGGAAGGATATTTAAACCTTTAGATAATTTAATAGATAAGACAGAACAAATAATTCTTGAAAATTCGAAAGAGAAACTACTAGTAAATTCCGATGACGAAGTTGGAGAACTTAGTATGAAGTTTAATATTATGCTTGATTTATTAAATGTAAATATGGAACAGATTAAGGAAGGGGCAAAGGAGAAGCAATGGCTTCTAGATAATTTGACTCATGAAATGAGGACGCCACTTACAAGTATTCAAGGATTTAGTGAATATCTTATGAGAACAAATGCTACTGAAGAAGATAGACTTGTAGCATTAAACCATATCAATGAGGAAACAAGCAGATTAAAACAACTTATTGATAAAATGTTTGATTTAATGACATTGAAAAAAGAAAGTTTAGATATAGTTCAATTGAATTCAAATGAAATTGCTGATACTTTAAGAAAGATAGAATTTCAAAAATTAAAGATGAAAAACATAAAGTTTAAGGTAAACATTAAAACAGACCATTTTTTTGCAGACCAGGATTTAATATTAATTGTTTTAACCAATCTAATAGATAATGCCGTTAATGTGTCAAAGGATAATTCTGAAATTGAAATGGCTATCTATAGGGAAGAAAACAAGGCGGTTATAAGAATATCAGATAAAGGGGAAGGAATCGCTGAAAATGATATTCCTTATATATTTGATCCATTTTTTAAATCCGATAAAAATAGACCAGCAAGTTATAAAGGTGCCGGTTTAGGATTGAGTCTATGTAAAAAGATTATAGATTTACATAATGGACATATAGAAGTTAAAAGTCAAAAGAATATTGGAACAGAGTTTTATATTTGGATTTAATTATAGATAACCAACATAGACCATAATAAAAATACCGTTCCTGCTGTTTCGAACATGGGTAACTCCTACAATTCATTCAACTACAAAATCCTAAAATTTATAACTCGATACGCTCAAACATATAAATTTCTTTACGGATTTTATAGCTTCATTCATTGGGAGTTATTCCATATTCTCCAAATGCAGTCACTTAGTATTTTTATTATGATGTTGATTATTTATGGTTGAAATTTTACAACTTAATCATAACTTTATAACATCTTGATAAAAAATCAATGTTAATATTGAGAAAAAGAAAGAGGTGTAAAATTATGAAAAGATTTAAAGGATTTAAAGGAACTCCAGTTATTGTTTTAGGAGTATTATTATTAATATCTGCATTTATATTTCCTAGTGTAGCAGATAATATTCAAACTAAGGGAATTGAAAAGGCAGGTAAGGATTTAAATATTAATTTTCCTAAGATAACGGAGTTGGTTATTGAAGAGGGACAAGAAGAAACAAACAAGGAAGACATTATTACAATCAGTGATGAGGAAGAAAAGGTCTTTGATGATATTGTTTTATTAATACAAAAATCTACATTACCAATAGCACTAAAAAATCGAGAACTTAGTGAAAGTGAATCAAATAGAATGGTGGAGTTGAGAAAGAAGTTTAAAGCAGGAGAGATCAAGAGTGAAAAGACAATGGCAATAGGAGAAAATCTTGAAAAACCATATTATAACCCTGAAAATGAAACATATTATTATCCTGAGACAGAAATGACAGATGAAGATATGCTTCAAATCATAGTTTTTGACGAAAAACTTAATAGAGCGTTCTCTAGATTTCGTGAAACCTATATCCAGGAAGTTATGGAGAATTTAGAGCCTAAAATTTCAGAGGAAGAAGCAATAAAGTCAGCTAAAGAGATTGTTGAGAAAGTATATAATGTAGACCTTGATAATATGAAAATCAGCTGTAGTTTCGATTCAACTGGGTTAAACAATAAAAAATATTGGAGTGTTGGATTTCAACCTAAAAACTTAGATACCTTAAGGGAACAGGAAAAACTATATTGGATATACTTTACAAAAGTTGATATTTATGATGGCAATGTAGTATATGTGGATTCATTTTATAGCAATCAAATGTCAGAAAGAGAGGGAGTAGCAGAAACAGATTTAAATAATATAGAGGAATATAAAAAAATGTCTGAAGAAATTCTAATAGAAAAGCTGAATATAAAGAATGTGGAATTCCTTAAAGCCTATGTTCGAAAACCTAATAACTTATTACCACATAAGATAACAAGTAAAAACCTATATCTAGTATTCAAGGCAGAAGATAGATATGTAGAAATGTTATTTTTATATGGAAGTAAAAGAATGGTGGGATTATCTTTCTATGATGACCCAGTAGAGCTAAATGAAAGAATTAATAAAATAGAAGAAAGATCCATAGGGAACATAAATTAGAATATATAATGAAGAAATAATAGTAAAATATCTAATTTTAATCGTTGACTTATTAAAAAATATAATATATAATCTTTCTAATTAATCATTGAATAATGAATATTTGCTGTATTTTGCATTTTGACTATAAAAATAAAAGTTGTGATAAGAATTAGTAGCAATCAGTATACCAAACAGAAAGTTACCGTATGATGAGAGGTGCATGGTTAGGGATTGTGAATACATCTTTGAGCTTTGCACCGAAGAGTTTTTACTTAGTAGGCTGCAACGGAAATCAGCTACCGTTATCTTGC
Encoded proteins:
- a CDS encoding HAMP domain-containing sensor histidine kinase, whose product is MKIKYKLILVTILMFIITINIIAGISISQYNSLFMERELNSAKNEMNFIINSIENYAKDLQARGGTYNKDSLISIIEIYKKYYITQNITLDHSEENIEDSIYLDTEEGNIVIQNKFNEPFESISLIFKKSFQDIYNLQKRWNDSFVKVYLLLSGILILILMFIIGRIFKPLDNLIDKTEQIILENSKEKLLVNSDDEVGELSMKFNIMLDLLNVNMEQIKEGAKEKQWLLDNLTHEMRTPLTSIQGFSEYLMRTNATEEDRLVALNHINEETSRLKQLIDKMFDLMTLKKESLDIVQLNSNEIADTLRKIEFQKLKMKNIKFKVNIKTDHFFADQDLILIVLTNLIDNAVNVSKDNSEIEMAIYREENKAVIRISDKGEGIAENDIPYIFDPFFKSDKNRPASYKGAGLGLSLCKKIIDLHNGHIEVKSQKNIGTEFYIWI